From a single Maylandia zebra isolate NMK-2024a linkage group LG3, Mzebra_GT3a, whole genome shotgun sequence genomic region:
- the LOC101464045 gene encoding transmembrane protein 151A, which produces MQTEEETAAAEEPILEEGSGREQQRPVQQSLASSLCRESHWKCLLLTLLMYGCFATLAWCALCRVPVLGSSSVSADGTSAAYYIQHLESPCSSGYVYIPLAFLAMLYVVYLVECWHCFSKTAMLAHAEFQEVYERVQRLQQATPCIWWKAISYHYVRRTRQVTRYRNGDAYTTTQVYHERVNTHASSSEFDYARYGVKDVSKELLDLQQHPAVRLRFTKCFSFSSARAEAAYLTQRARFFGENEGLDDYMEAREGMHLKNVDFREHILAFSDPAHQPWFSRHKVFWLASAFLLSWPLRVVSEYRTAYVHYHVEKLFGEDEDTVGGVGGGGPGGGGRGDGVEGGTENGIHPGGISIGIGVNGTSYRAISRVNTVDMTELEWHIRCNQQMVPSYSEALLMDLEMSGGTNPTASTPISGPQGITPSQGTNPPPLALPVVFNSAYLLQSCPRCRRTTSSASLPSRLRASMGTTALLNATVAGIRAAGQGGGGMGGRLVLSRSGFSLGRLGGGRQNSLFHSRSMGGGLGGSREDGGGGGVSGGGGGGGGGFLGLGSRQNNEETRGVLEGEGDDDEEEEQEQRRREDRGRGRRERDEEAEQDNAGGGEAREGERDRPPSYQDAFFFPVLIIHGEESCHAGDDM; this is translated from the exons atgcagacgGAGGAGGAGACGGCCGCCGCAGAAGAGCCCATTTTGGAGGAAGGGTCGGGAAGAGAGCAG CAACGGCCAGTCCAACAGTCTCTGGCCTCTTCCCTTTGTCGGGAGTCCCACTGGAAGTGCCTCCTCCTGACCCTCCTCATGTACGGCTGTTTTGCCACGCTGGCCTGGTGCGCTCTCTGTCGCGTACCCGTTCTGGGCTCCTCCTCCGTATCTGCTGACGGCACCTCGGCGGCCTATTACATCCAGCATTTGGAAAGTCCGTGTTCTAGTGGTTACGTGTACATCCCACTGGCCTTCCTGGCCATGCTGTATGTGGTTTACCTGGTGGAGTGTTGGCACTGCTTCTCCAAGACGGCCATGTTGGCTCATGCTGAATTCCAG GAAGTATACGAGCGTGTGCAGAGACTTCAGCAGGCCACACCCTGTATTTGGTGGAAGGCCATCAGCTATCACTACGTGAGGAGGACCAGACAGGTGACAAGATACCGCAATGGAGATGCATATACGACCACACAG gtcTACCATGAGCGGGTGAACACTCATGCCTCAAGTTCTGAGTTTGACTACGCCCGCTATGGTGTCAAAGACGTGTCAAAGGAGCTGTTGGACCTGCAGCAACACCCTGCTGTTCGCCTGCGTTTCACAAAGTGTTTCAG cttttcaagtgcacgtGCTGAAGCTGCCTACCTCACCCAG CGAGCACGCTTCTTTGGGGAGAACGAGGGGCTTGATGACTACATGGAGGCCAGGGAGGGAATGCACCTTAAAAACGTGGATTTCCGCGAACACATCCTAGCATTCTCCGATCCGGCTCACCAGCCGTGGTTCTCCAGGCACAAGGTGTTCTGGCTGGCTTCAGCTTTCCTCCTGTCGTGGCCGCTGCGAGTTGTGTCGGAATACCGCACAGCGTATGTCCACTACCACGTGGAGAAGCTGTTCGGGGAGGACGAGGATACCGTTGGGGGAGTCGGTGGAGGAGGGCCAGGCGGAGGTGGAAGAGGGGACGGCGTTGAAGGAGGGACTGAGAATGGAATCCACCCAGGAGGAATTTCGATTGGCATTGGTGTGAATGGGACAAGCTACAGAGCCATCTCTCGTGTCAACACGGTGGACATGACAGAATTGGAGTGGCACATTCGCTGTAACCAACAGATGGTCCCGAGCTACTCTGAAGCCCTCCTTATGGACTTAGAAATGAGTGGGGGGACAAACCCTACAGCCTCCACACCTATCTCTGGGCCTCAAGGCATCACTCCCAGCCAGGGGACCAACCCCCCTCCTCTGGCTTTGCCTGTGGTGTTCAACTCGGCTTACCTCCTTCAGAGCTGCCCCCGATGCCGGCGGACCACATCGAGTGCCAGTCTTCCATCCAGGCTAAGGGCTTCAATGGGAACCACAGCCCTCCTGAACGCTACAGTGGCAGGGATCAGAGCAGCAGGGCAAGGAGGTGGGGGTATGGGAGGGAGACTGGTGCTCAGTCGGAGCGGGTTCTCTCTCGGGAGACTTGGAGGTGGTCGCCAGAACAGCCTGTTTCATTCAAGAAGCATGGGGGGTGGGCTGGGAGGAAGTAGGgaagatggaggaggaggaggggtaagtggtggagggggtggaggtggtggaggatTCCTTGGGTTAGGTTCAAGACAGAACAACGAGGAGACCAGAGGAGTGCTTGAAGGGGAAGGTGACGATGACgaggaagaagagcaggagcagaggaggagggaagatagaggaagaggaaggagagagagggatgAGGAGGCAGAGCAAGACAACGCAGGGGGAGGAGAGgcgagagagggtgagagggaTCGGCCTCCATCCTATCAGGATGCGTTCTTCTTCCCCGTCCTCATTATACACGGCGAGGAGAGCTGCCATGCCGGAGACGACATGTga